A section of the Methanoregula formicica SMSP genome encodes:
- a CDS encoding PKD domain-containing protein: MTDVANPEHTGFEFEQYADVALPGGYDTHSAYEGYVSTMWNQTHAGQTGANTFHQIVKNQENVNYRITNPSTATKNIAKFSHAYLPTLYYRVANQPYIDSNHRGFYDDPTVGKITENCLKIAARYTGGLVEYTMGNSINEVPIADFTGNPVFVTPGGSVQFLDKTQYSGPLTTHVDWNFGDNTPHFTADDPSPYTPENPYPHQYSTPGIYTVNLTVSNSNGATSKTMDIIVGNWPVADFMATAVVTDSEYTFHFTDLSTNSPTHWTWDFGDGNTSTEQNPSHRFAAVRQYDVTMTASNAAGPGKITKTILTLPPNPIVEFLINEGQHGPAPLVTSFKDDSVGWTDSRTWDFGDNTTSNEKDPVHVYQYPGSYVVRLTVVSNGIGSNSTTSTVVATPPLPLIANFTSTSPNGTAPLTVQFTDTSTGSPTSWNWSFGDGSYSSLQNANHTYTQYGNFDISLTVSNATSSNTTILQYFITVTPDESLKPTITSISPGMGFNSGTVSITDLTGTNFTTGSTVALVNSRLNHAGSITYGMSNVTMDIPTDVFVSGNYAYVTSEEVSGLEIFDISDSAHPAHKGSISDGTGGAHLAGLYDVYVSGNYAYLPDFYSNALEIVDVSDPANPVHKGSITDGTGGAQLAGAYGIYVSGNYAYVASQSSNALEIVDISDPANPVHKGSLTNGAGGANLYKPYDVFVSGNYAYVIGTGGLEIVNVNNPASPFHKGSLTDGAGGALLGAPTDIYVSNNYAYIVCEGSGALEIVDISNKVNPVHKGSLTNGAGGALLYGAEDISVSGNLAYIVSYYGSSLEIVDISDPAHPVHKIGLVNGENGTLLKNPYGVHISGNHVYIASLNNGGALEILETGTVTIPASNVTLISPTNISCTFDLSGAAAGTYDVRVTGANGQSGTLTNAFIVSNRLPKITGITPSSGTRGTTIAVTNLTGTGFLPGASVQMTRAGSSPISASNVVIVSPTKITCNLPLPSTEGVWDIIVTNHDGQNSSLVNGFSVTNVSLSVTGTTPASGARGATIAVTDLSGTGFLSGASVRLNRTDSPPISATNVVVVSTTRITCDLILPANSTEGIWDVVVTNPNMQSSTLSNGFTITSMSESELTVTSITPSIGVNTAAVSITNLSGTNFTENAKVLLSRVNSNPVHKGKFLYGTGNALMEWPVSVFVSGNHAYIASYDSWALEILDISNPANPVHTSYITDGTGGAQLMNPNGVYAAGNYAYVASYGSNALEIVNVTDPASPTHKGSIHVGGARSIYVSGNYAYVLSTDGLTIVSISDPANPVITGSIGVGGYGVYVSGNFAYIANRDGNSLSIVDVSNPAQPVLKGSLSDGTGGAHLAGAYGVYVSGNHAYVTSAWSNALEIVDVSDPAHPVHKGSITHGTGGAILNEPTSVYVSGNYAYIASYQSDTLEVVDVSNPTNPVHKSSLSDGTGGAIFSHPICVVVSGSNAYVLNNGLESLEIVDIGTIPATGVTVVSPTKITGAFNLTNKIPGLYDVVVVNPEGMIGILENGFMITG; the protein is encoded by the coding sequence ATGACGGATGTTGCAAATCCTGAACACACCGGTTTTGAGTTCGAACAATATGCTGATGTTGCGCTACCGGGAGGCTACGATACCCATTCGGCGTATGAAGGATATGTAAGTACAATGTGGAATCAGACACATGCAGGTCAGACAGGGGCCAATACATTTCATCAAATCGTGAAAAACCAGGAAAATGTTAATTATCGTATCACGAATCCGAGTACTGCCACAAAAAATATCGCAAAATTTTCCCATGCTTATTTACCAACACTGTATTACCGGGTTGCTAATCAACCATATATCGATAGCAATCACCGTGGGTTTTATGATGATCCAACAGTCGGAAAAATTACTGAAAACTGCCTGAAAATCGCAGCCAGATATACCGGCGGATTAGTTGAATATACCATGGGTAATTCAATTAACGAAGTTCCGATAGCAGATTTTACAGGAAACCCGGTATTCGTAACGCCCGGTGGATCTGTTCAGTTTCTCGACAAAACGCAATATTCCGGACCATTAACAACACACGTTGACTGGAATTTCGGTGATAACACTCCTCATTTTACCGCAGATGATCCATCACCATACACACCTGAGAATCCCTATCCTCACCAATATTCGACGCCGGGAATTTATACCGTAAATCTGACGGTATCGAATTCAAATGGCGCAACATCGAAAACGATGGACATCATAGTCGGAAACTGGCCCGTTGCAGACTTCATGGCAACTGCCGTTGTTACTGATTCCGAATATACGTTCCATTTTACTGATCTGTCGACAAATTCCCCGACACACTGGACGTGGGATTTTGGGGATGGAAATACATCTACCGAGCAGAATCCCTCCCATCGATTTGCAGCAGTCAGACAATATGATGTGACAATGACCGCATCGAATGCCGCAGGCCCGGGGAAAATAACAAAGACGATTCTTACCCTTCCTCCGAATCCTATCGTTGAATTCCTTATCAACGAAGGTCAGCATGGGCCGGCTCCATTGGTAACTTCATTCAAGGACGATTCAGTCGGATGGACAGACAGCAGGACGTGGGATTTTGGTGATAATACAACATCAAATGAGAAAGATCCCGTCCATGTTTACCAGTATCCTGGAAGTTATGTCGTGAGATTAACTGTGGTCAGTAATGGAATAGGATCTAATTCCACAACTTCAACGGTGGTTGCCACACCCCCACTCCCGTTGATAGCCAATTTCACCTCAACCTCTCCCAATGGCACTGCCCCACTCACCGTTCAATTCACCGATACCTCCACCGGTTCCCCGACAAGCTGGAACTGGAGTTTCGGGGATGGCAGTTATTCATCTCTGCAGAATGCAAACCATACGTACACGCAGTATGGAAATTTTGACATCTCGCTGACCGTCTCGAATGCCACAAGTTCCAATACAACGATTTTGCAGTATTTCATAACGGTAACTCCAGATGAATCACTGAAACCAACCATTACCTCTATATCTCCCGGGATGGGTTTCAATTCAGGGACCGTTTCCATCACGGACTTGACCGGAACAAATTTCACAACGGGTTCGACCGTTGCATTAGTGAATTCCAGGCTGAATCATGCAGGTTCCATTACCTACGGCATGAGTAACGTTACCATGGATATCCCGACAGATGTCTTCGTTTCAGGGAATTACGCATACGTAACAAGTGAAGAGGTTAGCGGGCTTGAAATCTTCGACATATCGGATTCGGCACACCCGGCCCATAAGGGAAGTATATCCGACGGCACAGGTGGAGCCCACCTTGCAGGACTCTATGATGTCTACGTATCCGGCAATTACGCGTATCTTCCGGACTTTTACAGCAATGCGCTGGAGATAGTTGACGTGTCAGATCCGGCAAACCCGGTCCATAAGGGCAGCATTACCGATGGTACTGGTGGAGCCCAGCTGGCAGGTGCGTATGGTATCTATGTTTCCGGCAATTACGCATATGTTGCAAGTCAAAGTAGTAATGCATTAGAGATCGTGGATATATCGGATCCGGCAAACCCGGTCCATAAAGGAAGTCTAACTAACGGTGCAGGTGGTGCAAATCTCTATAAGCCCTATGATGTCTTCGTATCCGGAAATTACGCTTATGTCATAGGCACCGGGGGGCTTGAGATTGTGAATGTGAATAATCCGGCAAGTCCGTTCCATAAAGGCAGCCTGACTGACGGTGCCGGAGGCGCTCTTCTCGGGGCTCCGACGGATATCTATGTTTCAAACAACTATGCCTATATTGTATGTGAGGGCAGTGGTGCACTGGAGATCGTTGATATCTCGAACAAGGTAAACCCTGTGCATAAAGGTAGTTTAACGAATGGAGCCGGGGGTGCGTTATTGTATGGCGCGGAAGACATATCCGTCTCCGGTAACCTTGCGTATATCGTCAGCTATTACGGTAGCTCGCTTGAAATCGTTGATATATCTGACCCGGCTCATCCGGTCCATAAAATCGGTCTGGTGAATGGTGAAAACGGTACTCTCTTGAAAAATCCCTACGGCGTTCACATTTCCGGAAATCATGTTTATATTGCAAGCCTGAATAATGGCGGCGCGCTGGAGATCCTCGAGACCGGGACTGTGACGATCCCCGCATCTAACGTCACACTGATCTCACCCACGAATATTTCCTGCACGTTCGATTTGTCGGGTGCAGCCGCCGGAACATATGATGTCAGGGTGACAGGTGCAAATGGACAATCCGGGACCCTTACGAACGCATTCATTGTTTCCAACAGGCTCCCGAAAATTACAGGAATCACACCCTCCAGCGGGACACGAGGAACAACCATTGCCGTGACTAATCTTACCGGCACTGGTTTTCTCCCGGGAGCATCGGTGCAGATGACCCGGGCGGGCAGCTCGCCAATTTCGGCTTCCAATGTCGTTATTGTCTCGCCAACGAAAATTACTTGTAACCTGCCCCTCCCCTCAACGGAAGGGGTATGGGATATAATTGTAACTAATCACGATGGACAGAATAGTTCGCTTGTGAACGGATTCTCTGTTACCAATGTCTCACTGTCAGTTACAGGAACCACTCCTGCAAGTGGGGCACGCGGGGCAACCATTGCTGTTACTGACCTTTCTGGTACTGGTTTCCTATCCGGTGCATCAGTACGGCTGAACCGGACAGATTCCCCGCCAATTTCCGCCACAAATGTTGTCGTTGTCTCAACAACACGGATCACATGCGATCTGATTCTTCCGGCCAATTCAACAGAGGGGATATGGGACGTCGTTGTGACAAATCCCAACATGCAGAGTAGCACGCTTTCGAATGGGTTTACGATCACGTCAATGTCGGAATCTGAACTTACCGTGACATCGATTACTCCTTCGATAGGTGTTAATACAGCAGCAGTGTCGATAACAAATCTTTCCGGAACAAACTTCACTGAAAATGCGAAAGTTTTACTGTCACGGGTAAATTCCAATCCGGTGCATAAAGGTAAATTCCTGTACGGTACTGGCAATGCTCTTATGGAATGGCCGGTGAGCGTTTTTGTCTCAGGAAATCACGCATACATCGCCAGCTATGATAGCTGGGCATTAGAGATCCTGGACATATCGAACCCGGCAAATCCCGTTCATACAAGTTATATTACAGATGGAACTGGCGGCGCTCAGTTAATGAATCCGAACGGCGTTTATGCTGCTGGTAACTATGCATATGTTGCCAGTTATGGTAGCAATGCGCTGGAAATCGTGAATGTAACAGATCCGGCAAGCCCAACCCATAAAGGCAGTATTCATGTCGGGGGTGCTCGGAGTATTTATGTTTCAGGCAATTATGCATATGTATTGAGTACCGATGGGCTTACGATCGTAAGTATATCAGATCCAGCCAATCCGGTTATTACAGGCAGCATCGGAGTCGGAGGCTATGGTGTCTACGTATCAGGTAATTTTGCGTATATTGCAAACCGTGATGGGAATTCCCTTTCGATTGTAGATGTATCGAACCCTGCCCAGCCGGTACTAAAAGGGAGTCTATCTGACGGCACCGGTGGAGCCCATCTGGCAGGTGCTTACGGAGTATATGTCTCCGGTAATCACGCATATGTCACAAGTGCATGGAGCAACGCGCTGGAGATCGTGGATGTATCAGATCCGGCTCACCCGGTTCATAAGGGGAGTATAACTCATGGTACTGGTGGCGCTATCCTGAATGAGCCGACCAGTGTCTATGTCTCAGGAAATTATGCCTATATCGCAAGTTACCAGAGTGACACACTTGAGGTCGTGGATGTATCGAACCCCACAAATCCCGTCCATAAGAGCAGTTTATCAGATGGTACTGGCGGTGCAATATTCTCACATCCGATCTGTGTCGTCGTTTCTGGTAGCAATGCTTATGTGCTGAACAATGGCTTAGAATCCCTTGAGATTGTGGACATTGGAACAATTCCCGCAACCGGTGTTACGGTGGTTTCGCCCACAAAAATCACCGGGGCATTTAACCTGACAAACAAGATTCCCGGCCTTTACGATGTAGTTGTCGTAAACCCAGAGGGGATGATAGGAATATTGGAGAATGGGTTCATGATCACAGGGTAA